A region from the Bradyrhizobium erythrophlei genome encodes:
- a CDS encoding efflux RND transporter permease subunit, protein MNISKRFVERPVATALLTLGVVLVGIVAYLLLPISSLPQVDFPTIAVQASLPGADAETMAATVASPLEQQFANIPGVTQMTSTSTLGMSNLTLQFDLNRNIDGAAQDVQTAINAASGLLPKTMPNPPTYHKVNPAQFTAISIVMQSDTIPLPKVMDDATNLVAQTLSQIPGAGFVDMPGSSKSAIRIQLDPMKIASMGLSLEDIRAALVVATTNGPKGTLNGSQRSVTLDANDQLLSSTNTNAAIVAYRNGSPVRISDIGRAIDSVENTTMGAWYNNRKAVTIDVHLQPGANAVEVVKGVKAALPALRLRLPPSVQLTTAGDSTVAVRAAVSDVQRTLLITIGLVVLTIYVFLKSLSATIIPAVTIPVSLIGTFGIMYLLGYSLDNISLMGLTIVVGFVVDDAIVVIENIVRHVEDGASPIAATLKGASEIGFTVVSMTVSLIAVFIPLLQMSGMVGRLFREFSVTVSVALIISAIVSLTLTPMMCALMIRGHQPESRRGLASRALERGFALFEAGYKRSLLSIIAHPRLVMLSFAATLALTAYLFIVIPKGFFPQQDIGLISASTQAAQDISFEAMAARQQAVVDLIMKEPAVETVRSNLGGSGLMNTGNLQIILKPQSDRSVTADQVIARIRKQMSVMTGVSLAMQAVQGINVGGRISQTQFQYTLQDPNLPELYKWADTMVAELRKLSEIRDIASDLQSAAPHASIVIDRDTATRLGVTPQAIDDTLYDAFGQRQVATIFTQLDQHKIVMEVDPKFRVDTGALDNLYIGNNAGKQIPLSTFAKVGTSVAPLAINHQGLFPSVTLSFNLAPNVALGDAVTAVNTLKTRIGVPATIQTGFQGTAQAFQASLATQPVLIVAALVAVYIVLGVLYESMVHPITILSTLPSAGVGALVALMLTGGQLDVMGLVGIILLIGIVKKNAIMMIDFALTAERGGMSPRQAIIQACILRFRPITMTTLCALLGALPLALGTGVGSELRRPLGIAIVGGLCVSQLLTLYTTPVVYLYMERIASFMATTRTKAFKPKAAIQPLPSE, encoded by the coding sequence GTGAACATCTCGAAGCGTTTCGTCGAGCGTCCCGTTGCCACGGCCCTGCTGACCCTCGGCGTCGTTCTGGTGGGCATAGTCGCCTATCTGCTGCTCCCGATTTCCTCTCTGCCCCAGGTCGATTTTCCGACCATCGCGGTTCAGGCGAGCCTGCCAGGTGCGGATGCCGAAACCATGGCGGCCACGGTTGCCAGTCCACTCGAGCAGCAGTTCGCCAACATCCCTGGTGTTACGCAGATGACGTCCACGAGCACGCTCGGCATGTCGAACCTGACGCTGCAGTTCGACCTCAATCGGAACATCGATGGCGCTGCTCAGGATGTGCAGACCGCCATTAATGCGGCAAGCGGGCTGCTGCCGAAGACGATGCCCAATCCGCCGACCTACCATAAAGTCAATCCCGCACAGTTCACGGCGATCTCAATTGTGATGCAGTCAGACACCATCCCGCTGCCGAAAGTAATGGATGACGCGACGAATCTGGTCGCCCAAACCCTGTCCCAAATCCCTGGCGCGGGCTTTGTCGACATGCCCGGCTCGTCTAAATCGGCGATTCGGATCCAGCTTGACCCGATGAAGATCGCGTCCATGGGTCTGAGCCTCGAAGATATCCGCGCGGCTCTCGTGGTTGCCACCACGAACGGCCCGAAGGGCACCCTTAATGGCAGCCAGCGTTCGGTTACGCTGGACGCCAACGATCAGCTTCTCAGCTCGACAAATACAAACGCGGCCATCGTCGCCTACCGCAACGGCTCGCCGGTGCGGATCAGCGACATCGGACGCGCTATCGACAGCGTCGAGAACACCACGATGGGCGCCTGGTACAACAACCGAAAGGCCGTCACGATCGACGTCCACCTGCAGCCCGGCGCCAACGCGGTTGAAGTGGTCAAGGGGGTGAAGGCGGCGCTGCCCGCGCTTCGGCTACGGCTTCCTCCTTCCGTTCAGTTGACCACAGCCGGCGATTCTACCGTTGCCGTGCGAGCAGCGGTCAGCGACGTGCAGAGAACGCTGTTGATCACGATTGGCCTCGTGGTGCTGACGATCTATGTGTTCTTGAAGAGCCTTAGTGCTACGATTATTCCAGCCGTGACCATTCCTGTGTCCTTGATCGGGACGTTCGGAATTATGTACCTGCTCGGCTACAGTCTCGACAACATCTCGCTCATGGGGCTGACCATTGTCGTTGGCTTCGTGGTCGATGACGCCATCGTCGTGATCGAGAACATTGTGCGCCATGTCGAAGATGGCGCTTCACCTATAGCTGCGACACTCAAGGGCGCGAGCGAGATTGGCTTCACGGTCGTGTCAATGACGGTGTCGCTCATCGCAGTATTCATCCCGCTTCTCCAGATGAGCGGAATGGTTGGTCGGCTTTTCCGCGAGTTCTCGGTCACAGTATCGGTGGCGCTGATCATCTCGGCCATCGTCTCGCTGACGCTGACGCCGATGATGTGCGCGCTCATGATTCGAGGGCACCAGCCCGAATCCCGCCGCGGCCTGGCGTCTCGCGCCCTCGAACGAGGGTTCGCCCTGTTCGAAGCCGGATACAAGCGGTCCTTGCTCAGTATCATCGCCCATCCGCGCCTGGTGATGCTGTCCTTCGCGGCGACACTCGCGTTGACGGCGTATCTCTTCATCGTCATCCCGAAAGGGTTTTTCCCGCAGCAGGATATCGGGTTGATCTCCGCCTCCACGCAGGCGGCGCAGGACATCTCGTTCGAGGCGATGGCTGCCAGACAACAGGCCGTGGTCGACCTCATCATGAAAGAACCGGCGGTCGAGACCGTCCGCTCGAACCTCGGCGGCTCGGGACTCATGAACACCGGCAATTTGCAGATCATCCTGAAGCCGCAATCGGACCGTTCGGTAACCGCCGACCAGGTTATCGCACGCATCCGCAAGCAGATGTCAGTGATGACCGGGGTGAGCCTCGCCATGCAGGCTGTGCAGGGCATAAACGTGGGTGGACGGATCTCCCAGACCCAGTTTCAATACACGCTCCAGGACCCCAATCTTCCCGAATTGTATAAATGGGCCGACACCATGGTGGCCGAGCTGCGTAAGCTGTCTGAGATCCGCGATATCGCGAGCGATCTTCAGTCAGCCGCCCCGCACGCCAGTATCGTGATCGACCGTGATACGGCCACCCGTCTCGGCGTCACCCCCCAGGCAATCGACGATACGCTGTACGATGCGTTCGGTCAGCGGCAAGTTGCGACCATCTTTACTCAACTCGATCAGCACAAGATCGTGATGGAGGTCGATCCCAAGTTCAGGGTCGATACCGGCGCGCTTGATAATCTCTATATCGGGAACAACGCCGGCAAGCAGATCCCGCTCAGCACGTTCGCCAAGGTGGGCACGTCCGTTGCGCCGCTCGCGATCAATCATCAGGGCCTGTTCCCATCGGTCACGCTCAGCTTCAATCTCGCTCCCAACGTAGCGCTTGGAGACGCGGTAACGGCCGTGAACACCCTGAAGACCCGGATCGGCGTGCCCGCGACTATTCAGACCGGATTCCAGGGGACCGCCCAGGCGTTTCAGGCCTCGTTGGCCACGCAGCCCGTGCTGATTGTGGCCGCCTTGGTCGCGGTCTACATCGTGCTCGGCGTGCTCTATGAGAGCATGGTGCATCCAATCACGATCCTATCGACGCTCCCGTCGGCCGGCGTCGGCGCCTTGGTTGCCCTTATGCTGACGGGTGGGCAACTCGATGTCATGGGCCTTGTCGGCATCATTCTCTTGATCGGCATCGTCAAGAAGAATGCCATCATGATGATCGATTTCGCGCTAACGGCGGAGCGAGGTGGGATGTCGCCGAGGCAAGCCATCATCCAGGCCTGCATCCTGCGGTTCAGGCCCATCACCATGACCACGCTCTGCGCGCTATTGGGCGCACTACCTCTGGCGCTCGGCACGGGTGTCGGATCGGAACTGCGGCGTCCGCTCGGCATCGCGATCGTCGGCGGTCTCTGCGTCTCGCAACTGTTGACGCTGTACACAACGCCGGTGGTCTATCTCTACATGGAACGGATCGCCAGCTTCATGGCTACGACCAGGACCAAGGCGTTCAAGCCGAAAGCCGCGATTCAACCATTGCCGTCAGAATGA
- a CDS encoding IS30 family transposase, which yields MRCSLRSIARHLGRSASTVSREVSRNGGADRYRAAGSDQAAWDRARRPKLCKLACRPFLRQTVSIGLRRQWSPEQIAGWLKRTYPGEPQKQVSHETIYRSLFVQARGVLKKEFLEHLRARRTIRRSRHASLKRNGLGQIKNAVSISERPPSVEDRAVPGHWEGDLIGGSRNSYVGTLVERHSRYVMLVRVANKDTESVVSAVIKQSQRLPSELYRSLTWDRGKELADHQRLTLATEVDVYFVTLAVPGSAGQTKTPTDCCANIFPRGTDLSLHSQAKLSAIARQFNQRSRKTLLYLTPAAKFAECVAAIG from the coding sequence ATGCGCTGCTCGTTGCGGTCGATTGCGCGCCACTTGGGACGATCTGCATCGACCGTCAGCCGCGAGGTCAGTCGCAATGGAGGAGCGGACCGCTATCGGGCTGCTGGGTCCGATCAGGCCGCCTGGGATCGGGCGCGGCGTCCCAAACTTTGCAAGCTGGCTTGCCGTCCGTTCTTGAGGCAGACAGTATCGATCGGGCTGCGGCGGCAATGGTCACCGGAGCAAATTGCTGGCTGGCTCAAGCGCACATATCCGGGTGAGCCTCAAAAGCAGGTGTCACACGAGACGATCTATCGGAGCCTGTTCGTTCAAGCGCGCGGCGTACTGAAAAAGGAGTTTCTTGAGCACCTGAGAGCGAGGCGCACGATCCGCCGCTCCAGGCACGCCAGCCTGAAACGGAACGGGCTCGGCCAGATCAAGAACGCTGTATCCATCAGCGAACGACCACCGTCTGTTGAAGATCGTGCGGTCCCAGGCCATTGGGAGGGCGACCTGATCGGCGGATCGAGGAACAGCTACGTCGGAACACTTGTCGAGCGCCATTCGCGCTACGTGATGCTGGTCAGGGTTGCGAACAAGGACACCGAAAGCGTTGTCTCGGCGGTGATCAAGCAATCGCAGCGACTGCCAAGCGAACTTTACCGGTCGCTGACCTGGGACAGAGGTAAGGAGCTTGCCGACCATCAGCGCCTGACATTGGCCACCGAGGTCGACGTCTATTTTGTGACCCTCGCTGTCCCTGGCAGCGCGGGTCAAACGAAAACACCAACAGATTGCTGCGCCAATATCTTTCCGCGTGGCACCGATCTGTCCTTGCACAGCCAGGCCAAGCTCAGTGCCATCGCAAGACAGTTCAATCAAAGGTCACGAAAGACCTTGCTCTATCTGACTCCAGCTGCGAAGTTCGCAGAATGTGTTGCAGCGATCGGTTGA
- a CDS encoding cupin domain-containing protein, which yields MFSRRDVLAATAAGGVVAAATMTTADAATPVRSDITFGNPNDPPQGAVNAKNPRSVSDPGPQNPAIRDQFPAAFSPPPTDVGDMPLSWASFNNAPRRIQNGGWARQVTQDSFAVADTISGVNMRLTSGGIREMHWHQFAEWAYMTYGTCRITTLDELGRPYIADVKEGDLWFFPAGLPHSLQGLGPDGCEFLICFDEGKASEFTTLLVSEWFTHTPPDILAQNFGVPVETFKDIPLRDLYIFQGNLPGDLAADRDAVSGKGAPPHPFTFSLGSGAPARETKGGTVHIADSRNFTVSTTIAAALVTVRPGGLREMHWHPNADEWQYWIKGKGQMTIFNTGPNAVTMDFNAGDIGYVKKNLGHYIKNTGDTDLQFLEVFRAPQFMDVSLSDWIARTPPAMVAQHLNVSEATIAKFPKNKPEVMPV from the coding sequence ATTTTCTCAAGGCGTGACGTGTTGGCGGCGACGGCCGCGGGTGGAGTGGTGGCGGCAGCGACAATGACCACGGCGGATGCCGCTACTCCGGTGAGGAGCGATATCACCTTCGGCAATCCGAACGATCCGCCGCAAGGTGCCGTCAACGCCAAGAATCCAAGGAGCGTCAGCGATCCCGGTCCACAGAATCCGGCCATCAGGGACCAGTTTCCGGCTGCATTTTCCCCACCGCCGACCGACGTCGGCGATATGCCGCTGAGCTGGGCTTCGTTCAACAACGCGCCACGGCGCATTCAAAATGGCGGCTGGGCGCGCCAGGTGACACAAGACTCCTTCGCCGTTGCCGACACCATCTCCGGCGTCAACATGAGGCTGACGTCCGGCGGCATCCGGGAGATGCACTGGCACCAGTTTGCCGAGTGGGCCTACATGACCTACGGCACCTGCCGGATCACCACTCTCGACGAATTGGGCCGACCCTATATCGCTGACGTGAAAGAAGGCGACCTCTGGTTTTTCCCCGCCGGCCTGCCGCATTCACTGCAGGGGCTCGGCCCGGACGGCTGCGAGTTCCTGATATGCTTCGATGAAGGCAAGGCCTCCGAGTTCACCACCCTGTTGGTGTCGGAATGGTTCACGCATACGCCGCCGGATATCCTCGCCCAGAACTTCGGTGTTCCTGTCGAAACGTTCAAGGATATACCGCTGCGCGACCTCTACATCTTCCAGGGCAATTTACCCGGCGATCTGGCCGCGGACCGCGACGCGGTGAGCGGAAAGGGCGCGCCGCCGCACCCGTTCACCTTCTCGCTCGGATCGGGGGCCCCGGCGCGCGAAACCAAGGGCGGTACGGTGCACATTGCCGACAGCCGCAACTTCACCGTTTCCACAACGATCGCCGCCGCACTGGTGACCGTGCGTCCCGGCGGCCTGCGCGAGATGCACTGGCACCCCAACGCCGATGAATGGCAGTACTGGATCAAGGGCAAGGGGCAGATGACGATCTTCAACACCGGCCCGAACGCTGTCACCATGGACTTCAATGCCGGCGACATCGGCTACGTCAAGAAGAACCTCGGACATTATATCAAGAACACCGGCGATACCGATCTGCAGTTCCTCGAGGTGTTCAGGGCTCCCCAGTTCATGGATGTTTCCCTGTCCGACTGGATTGCCCGTACGCCGCCGGCGATGGTTGCCCAGCACCTGAACGTAAGCGAGGCGACGATCGCAAAATTCCCGAAGAACAAGCCGGAAGTCATGCCGGTCTGA
- a CDS encoding transcriptional initiation protein Tat produces MKIIKGRRGILRTFALTVATGAIGLATAAAKPAGAAVESALTAPGAAHLEALKKRLTQAPRRRDFKTVPMILNDRQQWDHEALTEVLAYGPVPKQAWDNIDIAGPWLSLMRNALNTQIWSFKHPDFLAVSVTHGTADLALYDQEMWDKYQLTRLAGEKFKTNTLIVEQKAAAADPTNYEDPAGPFSSEDNSIAALMRRGVVFMCCHNAIWEQAAALIKAGLNPDKLPHAALAAELTNHLVDGVVLIPGAGGTMLELQQVGFHYA; encoded by the coding sequence ATGAAAATCATCAAGGGCAGAAGAGGCATACTGAGAACATTCGCCTTGACCGTGGCCACAGGCGCGATCGGTCTTGCGACAGCTGCAGCAAAGCCGGCGGGAGCGGCCGTTGAGTCCGCGCTGACGGCTCCCGGTGCCGCCCACCTTGAAGCGTTGAAGAAGCGTCTCACGCAGGCACCCCGTCGTCGCGATTTCAAAACCGTGCCTATGATCTTGAACGATCGGCAGCAATGGGATCACGAAGCATTGACAGAAGTGCTCGCCTACGGACCTGTGCCCAAGCAGGCCTGGGACAATATCGACATCGCAGGTCCCTGGCTGAGCCTGATGCGCAACGCGCTTAATACCCAGATATGGTCGTTCAAGCATCCGGATTTCCTCGCTGTTTCGGTTACTCATGGTACGGCGGATCTAGCGCTCTACGATCAGGAGATGTGGGACAAGTATCAGCTCACCAGACTGGCCGGCGAGAAATTCAAGACCAACACGCTGATCGTCGAGCAGAAGGCCGCGGCTGCCGATCCCACGAACTATGAGGACCCAGCGGGCCCCTTCTCCAGCGAGGACAATTCGATAGCGGCGCTGATGCGCCGCGGCGTTGTTTTCATGTGCTGTCACAATGCCATTTGGGAACAGGCAGCGGCCCTAATCAAAGCGGGCCTCAATCCTGACAAACTCCCGCATGCCGCGCTCGCGGCTGAATTGACCAACCATCTGGTGGATGGCGTCGTTCTAATTCCCGGTGCGGGCGGCACGATGCTCGAATTGCAGCAGGTCGGTTTTCACTACGCATAG
- a CDS encoding cytochrome ubiquinol oxidase subunit I: MDMTALLLSRIQFAFTITFHIIFPSFTIGLAAWLTVLEAMGLATGRPVYRVIFEFWLKIFGIAFGLGVVSGIVMAFQFGTNWSVLSKMSGPIQGPLLMYETFWAFMLEASFFGVLIFGRSRVPPWFYLFSTGMVALGTTFSAFFIMVNNSWMQVPSGYVMENGAFVPNDWTKILFNSVVWSRFPHMLLAAYLTGAFCVAATGAWYILRKVYHAESRIMLRMGLGLAAVLMPIQLLFGHLNGEYVNTYQPSKMAAIEGRWNDEKPGSEVLFAWPDVENRRNLFAITLPPPFGSLIDSDSFTAAETGLNSIPRENWPPVVIPFFTFRIMVGCGLVMLGLAWLGSYLSYKHRLAYNRPLLWVTFLSFPLPFVAIITGWFTAEVGRQPWVVFGVLRTADAITPFLTTTEATISLAIFCSVYAFIFLFGTFYIYRLIRTGPRGKLFDIPHLAVPNRPMSLADEGPIDETSHVGAGE; the protein is encoded by the coding sequence ATGGATATGACGGCGCTTCTCCTCTCGCGAATTCAGTTCGCCTTCACCATCACGTTTCACATCATCTTTCCATCCTTCACGATCGGGCTGGCAGCCTGGCTCACCGTCCTGGAGGCCATGGGCCTTGCGACCGGCCGCCCGGTCTATCGCGTGATCTTCGAATTCTGGCTGAAGATATTCGGCATTGCATTCGGATTGGGTGTGGTATCCGGGATCGTGATGGCATTCCAGTTCGGCACCAACTGGAGCGTGCTGTCCAAAATGTCGGGGCCGATCCAGGGACCGCTCCTGATGTACGAGACCTTTTGGGCGTTCATGCTCGAGGCCAGTTTCTTCGGCGTCCTGATCTTTGGCCGCAGCCGCGTACCGCCATGGTTCTATCTATTTTCAACCGGGATGGTTGCGCTGGGGACCACGTTTTCGGCGTTCTTCATCATGGTCAACAACAGCTGGATGCAGGTGCCATCGGGCTACGTCATGGAAAACGGCGCCTTCGTTCCGAACGATTGGACCAAGATCCTCTTCAATTCGGTGGTCTGGTCGCGATTTCCCCACATGCTGCTCGCTGCCTACCTGACCGGTGCTTTCTGTGTTGCCGCGACCGGGGCATGGTACATTCTGCGGAAGGTATACCACGCCGAGTCCCGGATCATGCTGCGCATGGGCCTTGGTCTGGCGGCCGTGCTGATGCCGATCCAACTGCTGTTCGGACATCTGAACGGTGAGTATGTCAACACCTACCAGCCCTCGAAGATGGCGGCGATCGAGGGACGCTGGAATGACGAGAAGCCGGGCTCGGAAGTGCTGTTTGCCTGGCCTGATGTGGAGAACCGGCGCAACCTGTTCGCGATCACGTTGCCCCCGCCCTTCGGCAGCCTGATCGATTCCGACAGTTTCACGGCCGCGGAAACCGGGCTTAACAGTATCCCTCGGGAGAACTGGCCGCCGGTCGTCATTCCGTTCTTCACCTTCCGGATCATGGTGGGCTGCGGTCTGGTGATGCTGGGGCTCGCCTGGCTCGGCAGCTATCTGAGCTACAAGCACCGACTGGCGTACAATCGCCCGCTGCTTTGGGTGACTTTCCTGAGCTTTCCACTGCCCTTTGTTGCGATCATCACCGGCTGGTTCACCGCTGAGGTCGGCCGTCAGCCCTGGGTGGTCTTTGGAGTGTTGCGAACCGCGGATGCCATCACGCCATTCTTGACCACGACCGAGGCGACGATCTCGCTTGCCATCTTCTGTTCGGTTTACGCATTCATCTTCCTGTTTGGCACGTTTTACATCTACCGGCTCATTCGCACAGGTCCTCGTGGAAAGCTGTTCGATATCCCCCATCTTGCCGTTCCGAACCGGCCGATGTCTCTGGCCGATGAAGGACCAATTGACGAAACGAGCCACGTCGGCGCAGGAGAATAA
- the cydB gene encoding cytochrome d ubiquinol oxidase subunit II codes for MVMFWVSLLAISILLYVLLDGVDLGVGLLFGLASGETRRGGMLSAVAPIWDGNETWLVVTAVILWGAFPIVYATLLSAFYLPLIVMLMGLILRGVAFEFRYKTQRLRWIWDLSFAGGSLIATFIQGMTVGALVEGLPFTNGEYSGGAVGWLTPFAILCGIGLCLGYALLGACWLVRKCEGDVRDVAHRQIPVLAVGVLTFLVVVFGYALAENLPILHRWIDRPYLFVFPAFGAMAAIVLALSIVKHNDYLPFYMVTVIFMSAFGTLALSFWPYMIPSVFTVQQAASPQSSLVFMFWGCGLIVFPLMLIYTIVSYSVFRGKVRETTGYGHH; via the coding sequence ATGGTCATGTTCTGGGTCTCGCTTTTGGCCATCAGCATTCTGCTCTACGTGCTGCTCGATGGTGTTGACCTCGGCGTCGGACTACTGTTCGGACTGGCGAGCGGAGAAACCAGGCGCGGCGGCATGTTGAGCGCCGTCGCGCCGATCTGGGACGGCAACGAGACCTGGCTGGTGGTCACCGCGGTTATTCTGTGGGGAGCTTTCCCGATCGTCTATGCGACGTTGCTGTCGGCCTTCTATCTACCCCTCATTGTCATGCTGATGGGCCTGATTTTGCGCGGAGTGGCATTCGAGTTTCGTTACAAGACGCAGCGGCTGCGCTGGATCTGGGATCTGAGCTTTGCCGGCGGGTCGCTGATCGCGACCTTCATACAAGGGATGACGGTGGGTGCCCTGGTGGAAGGGTTGCCGTTCACGAACGGTGAATATTCCGGCGGTGCGGTCGGCTGGCTGACGCCGTTTGCCATCCTTTGCGGCATTGGCCTGTGCCTTGGCTACGCGCTTCTCGGTGCCTGCTGGCTGGTCAGAAAATGCGAGGGCGACGTTCGCGACGTAGCGCACCGTCAGATCCCGGTGCTTGCGGTGGGCGTACTGACGTTCCTCGTAGTTGTCTTTGGTTACGCGCTGGCCGAAAATCTTCCGATCCTGCATCGCTGGATCGACCGGCCTTATCTGTTCGTATTCCCGGCGTTCGGAGCGATGGCAGCTATCGTGCTCGCCCTCAGCATCGTCAAACACAACGACTACTTGCCGTTCTACATGGTCACGGTGATCTTTATGTCGGCGTTCGGCACGCTGGCGCTGTCCTTCTGGCCATACATGATCCCTTCCGTCTTCACCGTCCAGCAAGCCGCCTCGCCGCAATCCAGTCTCGTGTTCATGTTCTGGGGATGCGGGCTGATCGTCTTCCCGCTCATGCTCATCTACACCATCGTCAGCTACAGCGTCTTCCGAGGTAAGGTCAGGGAAACAACCGGATACGGACACCATTGA
- a CDS encoding cytochrome B6 has product MILMKTRVLAGVAACIVVSSFAYAQQGPRGKSSYMPVDIMEPFSAILARLSAQKPDVTREHMALLNERYDLSDRPAAGITMDRTKPVQEGVRVKLPAGKTWEALANMSPEQIREENAFPKGFYPLPHPKHSAGGFVFPHFLIDEIKRQEGRDLTRFDVEYDIPDHFLPEFPPPMYLNQRTDLGDVTQGKLVTIENYYELFNGIVPPKQLEGLRLLLTAFPQQQFNLTEDRRSELPSRGSACFDCHSNGHTNKATHLAPDARPEESRHRVVTPTLRGVQIQRLFGSQRALKTIEDFTQFEQAGAYFDGDHVIAAKKGLNPLDRISQVGLMAEFQEELGFPPAPKLDVFGRLDPTKATQAELRGQEVFFGKGRCSACHAAPYYTDDLMHDLKTERFFKPEMINGMSEVGDGAVKTFPLRGIKDSPPYMHDGRLLTLDDTVEFFNLVLGTKLTSDEKRDLVAFLRTL; this is encoded by the coding sequence ATGATCCTAATGAAGACCAGGGTTCTGGCCGGAGTGGCCGCTTGCATTGTTGTGTCCAGCTTCGCCTACGCACAGCAAGGGCCACGCGGGAAGTCGAGCTACATGCCGGTGGACATCATGGAACCCTTCTCAGCGATCCTCGCCAGGCTGTCCGCACAGAAGCCGGATGTCACGCGCGAGCACATGGCGCTTCTCAACGAGCGGTATGACCTGAGCGATCGGCCGGCGGCCGGCATCACCATGGACCGCACAAAACCGGTGCAGGAAGGAGTTCGCGTCAAGCTCCCGGCAGGAAAGACCTGGGAGGCTCTTGCGAATATGAGCCCGGAGCAGATTCGCGAGGAGAACGCGTTTCCCAAAGGATTCTATCCGTTACCCCATCCGAAGCATTCGGCAGGCGGCTTCGTGTTCCCGCACTTCCTGATCGACGAGATCAAGCGGCAGGAGGGACGCGATCTCACGCGTTTCGACGTCGAGTATGACATCCCCGACCACTTCTTGCCGGAGTTCCCGCCGCCGATGTATCTCAATCAGCGCACTGACCTCGGCGACGTTACGCAAGGCAAGCTCGTCACCATCGAGAATTATTACGAGCTGTTTAACGGCATTGTCCCTCCCAAGCAGTTGGAAGGGCTGCGGCTGCTCCTCACTGCGTTCCCGCAGCAGCAATTCAATCTGACCGAGGACCGCCGTTCCGAGCTGCCGAGCCGTGGCTCAGCGTGCTTTGACTGTCACTCGAACGGCCACACCAACAAGGCCACGCACCTGGCTCCCGATGCCCGTCCGGAAGAATCCCGTCATCGCGTCGTCACCCCGACGCTGCGCGGCGTGCAAATCCAGCGGCTGTTCGGCTCGCAGCGCGCGCTCAAGACCATCGAGGATTTCACCCAATTCGAACAGGCAGGAGCCTATTTCGACGGTGACCACGTGATCGCCGCCAAGAAGGGTCTGAACCCCCTCGATCGGATCAGCCAGGTCGGCTTGATGGCAGAGTTCCAGGAGGAACTGGGCTTCCCGCCGGCCCCGAAGCTTGACGTGTTCGGCAGGCTCGATCCGACCAAGGCCACGCAAGCCGAACTGCGCGGCCAGGAGGTCTTCTTCGGCAAGGGCCGGTGCAGTGCCTGCCACGCCGCGCCTTATTACACCGACGACCTGATGCATGATCTCAAGACCGAGCGCTTCTTCAAGCCGGAGATGATCAACGGCATGAGTGAAGTCGGTGACGGAGCCGTCAAGACCTTCCCGCTGCGCGGCATCAAGGATTCGCCGCCCTATATGCACGACGGGCGCCTGCTGACGCTCGATGATACGGTCGAGTTCTTCAATTTGGTGCTCGGCACGAAACTAACGAGCGACGAAAAGCGTGATCTGGTTGCGTTCCTTCGCACCCTCTGA